The following coding sequences are from one Deinococcus sp. Leaf326 window:
- a CDS encoding M48 family metallopeptidase, producing the protein MPVPLPTLTVAGLTVVVRRSGRRRTLALEVRGGVVTAHAPTQLPEAAIRAFVEAKSGWLAQHLERQAQAASAPPAPAPGDGSVVFFMGEPLTLRVVSDLLRPERVGDDLRLPAADPAGLAAQVRAWRRAATPEPYKRLVRDFATQLGALDRLGTVQVSDTRSRWGSCTARGDIRLHWALSAAPLPVLEYVALHEAAHLLELNHSPRYWAHVARLRPGHREQRAWLRTHGAELLSPG; encoded by the coding sequence ATGCCGGTTCCCCTGCCCACCCTCACCGTCGCCGGCCTGACCGTCGTCGTGCGCCGCAGCGGACGCCGCCGCACCCTGGCGCTGGAAGTGCGCGGCGGCGTGGTCACGGCGCACGCCCCTACGCAGTTGCCCGAGGCCGCCATCCGCGCCTTCGTGGAAGCCAAGAGTGGCTGGCTGGCACAGCACCTGGAGCGGCAGGCCCAGGCCGCCTCCGCGCCCCCAGCTCCGGCACCGGGCGACGGCTCGGTCGTCTTCTTTATGGGCGAGCCCCTGACACTCCGTGTGGTCAGCGATCTGCTGCGACCCGAGCGGGTGGGTGACGACCTGCGTCTCCCGGCCGCCGACCCTGCGGGGCTGGCGGCGCAGGTCCGGGCGTGGCGGCGCGCGGCCACGCCGGAGCCGTACAAGCGGCTGGTCCGTGACTTCGCCACGCAGCTGGGGGCCCTGGACCGTCTGGGTACGGTGCAAGTCAGTGATACGCGCAGCCGCTGGGGCAGCTGCACAGCGCGCGGCGACATCCGGCTCCACTGGGCGCTGAGCGCCGCGCCGCTGCCCGTGCTGGAGTACGTGGCGCTGCACGAGGCCGCCCACCTGCTGGAACTCAACCACTCGCCGCGCTACTGGGCGCATGTCGCCCGCCTGAGGCCCGGGCACCGTGAACAGCGGGCCTGGCTGCGGACACACGGCGCCGAGCTCCTATCTCCGGGCTGA
- a CDS encoding neutral zinc metallopeptidase has translation MDWKNLPGSGNVEDRRGGGGLPGGGLAVGGIGGLIIAVVALFFGIDPSVILGGGDSGQQTQTHNAPSQTQDGQTQNGQTQSDTKDESYQFVDRILGSTDQVWTGIFKQSDRQYTKPRLVLFSGSVKSACGQASSAVGPFYCPLDSKVYLDTSFFNTMERQLGGGGDFAYAYVIAHEVGHHVQNELGIADQVERKQRAARSEAEANSYSVRLELQADCFAGVWGNKVRGSEAANLTQADIREALDTASAIGDDTLQRAGQGRVVPDSFTHGSGQQRINWFTKGFQSGNPNNCDTLNVPYNQL, from the coding sequence ATGGATTGGAAAAATCTTCCGGGAAGCGGCAATGTGGAAGACCGGCGCGGCGGCGGGGGCCTGCCCGGCGGCGGCCTCGCGGTAGGCGGTATCGGCGGCCTGATCATCGCCGTAGTGGCGCTGTTCTTCGGCATTGACCCCAGCGTGATCCTAGGCGGCGGTGACTCGGGCCAGCAGACGCAGACCCATAACGCTCCCTCGCAGACCCAGGATGGCCAGACGCAAAATGGGCAGACCCAGAGCGACACCAAGGACGAGAGCTACCAGTTCGTGGACCGGATTCTGGGCAGCACCGATCAGGTCTGGACGGGCATCTTTAAGCAGTCGGACCGGCAGTACACCAAGCCCAGGCTCGTGCTGTTCAGCGGCAGCGTGAAGAGCGCCTGCGGACAGGCGAGCAGCGCCGTGGGGCCGTTCTACTGCCCACTGGACAGCAAGGTGTATCTGGATACCAGCTTCTTCAACACGATGGAGCGTCAGCTCGGCGGCGGCGGCGATTTCGCCTACGCCTACGTGATCGCCCACGAGGTCGGGCACCATGTCCAGAACGAACTCGGGATCGCCGATCAGGTCGAGCGCAAGCAGCGCGCGGCCCGCAGCGAGGCCGAAGCCAACAGCTACAGCGTTCGCCTTGAGCTTCAGGCCGACTGCTTCGCAGGCGTATGGGGCAACAAGGTGCGCGGCAGCGAGGCCGCCAACCTGACCCAGGCCGACATCCGTGAGGCCCTCGACACCGCCTCGGCCATCGGCGACGACACCCTGCAGCGCGCCGGCCAGGGCCGCGTCGTGCCGGACTCGTTTACGCACGGTAGCGGCCAGCAGCGCATCAACTGGTTCACCAAGGGCTTCCAGTCGGGCAACCCGAACAACTGCGACACCCTGAACGTGCCCTACAACCAGCTCTGA
- a CDS encoding nitric oxide synthase oxygenase — MTLTPPAVQREAERFLTGMYAEHALEGLEARLRAVGDELSHTGTYTLNTEELRHGGRVAWRNSARCVGRLYWEALEVRDLRHVTAHEEVFAHLCAHLEDAFHGGHLRPLMSVFGPGVRIHNPQLIRYAAYRQPGHPESVVGDPANLALTDWLRRLGWAGGPGTAFDVLPLAIEAGGRTRLFTLPPQAVQEVALTHPDCPAVAELGLRWHALPVISDMSLEVGGLSFACAPFSGWYVQTEIAARNLADADRYDQLPAVGRALGLDTSRERTLWRDRALVELNVATLHSFGAAGVKITDHHTVTRHFRRFEEREARAGREVRGRWSWLIPPLSPATTPVWGRSYRAREEAPNFAHQSPRWLDPEEPASAGACPFHAG; from the coding sequence ATGACCCTGACCCCCCCAGCCGTGCAGCGTGAGGCGGAACGGTTCCTGACCGGGATGTACGCCGAGCACGCGCTGGAAGGCCTGGAGGCCCGGCTCCGTGCCGTCGGGGACGAGCTGAGCCACACTGGCACCTATACCCTGAACACCGAGGAACTCAGGCACGGGGGCCGGGTGGCGTGGCGCAACTCGGCGCGCTGTGTGGGCCGGCTGTACTGGGAAGCGCTGGAGGTGCGTGACCTGCGGCACGTCACGGCGCACGAGGAGGTCTTCGCGCACCTGTGTGCCCACTTGGAGGACGCCTTTCACGGCGGACACCTGCGCCCTCTGATGAGCGTGTTCGGGCCGGGCGTGCGGATTCACAACCCGCAGCTCATCCGGTATGCGGCATACCGGCAGCCCGGCCACCCGGAGAGTGTGGTGGGCGACCCGGCCAACCTCGCTCTGACCGACTGGCTGCGCCGGCTGGGCTGGGCGGGCGGCCCCGGCACCGCCTTCGACGTGCTGCCGCTGGCCATTGAGGCAGGAGGACGGACCCGGCTGTTCACCCTGCCGCCCCAGGCCGTGCAGGAGGTGGCCCTCACGCATCCCGACTGCCCCGCTGTCGCGGAGCTGGGGCTGCGGTGGCACGCCCTGCCGGTCATCAGCGACATGAGCCTGGAGGTCGGCGGGCTGAGTTTCGCGTGCGCGCCCTTCAGCGGGTGGTACGTGCAGACCGAGATCGCCGCACGCAATCTGGCCGATGCCGACCGCTATGACCAGCTGCCGGCGGTGGGCCGCGCGCTGGGGCTGGACACCTCGCGCGAGCGCACGCTGTGGCGTGACCGGGCGCTCGTCGAGCTGAACGTGGCGACGCTGCACTCCTTCGGGGCGGCGGGGGTCAAGATCACTGATCACCACACGGTCACGCGGCACTTCCGGCGGTTCGAGGAACGGGAAGCGCGGGCTGGGCGTGAGGTGCGCGGCCGGTGGTCGTGGCTCATCCCGCCGCTCTCGCCCGCGACGACCCCGGTCTGGGGCCGCAGCTACAGAGCCCGTGAGGAGGCCCCCAACTTCGCCCACCAGTCTCCCCGCTGGCTGGACCCGGAAGAACCTGCTTCAGCCGGGGCGTGTCCCTTTCACGCCGGCTGA